The Streptomyces armeniacus genomic interval AGACCGGCCCCCGGCACCCCGCAGCCCGTGCCAGATCTTGCGCACCTGCGGTGCCAGCCCCTCCAGCGGGCCGTCGTTGTCGATCACCACGTCTGCCACCGCCCGCCGCTCCTCCCGCGTCCCCTCCGCCCCCCTCCGGCCTCGGGCCTCCGCCTCCGCCACGCCGCGCACCCCTACCAGCCGGCCGCGTTCGGGTCTCGGCACCGCGCCCACCGCCATCCTCCCCACGTAAACCCGCTCGACGCCGACCCCGGCGAGCACGGCGCCAACCCGCACGCACACCGCCGACGCGCCGGGCCGCAGCGGCAAGGTGCTCCTGGAGCTGCCCGCCGCCACCGGACAGGCGCTGCGCGACCTGTCCACGGAGACCGGAACCAGCATGTTCATGCTGTTCCAGGCCGCCACCGCGAGCCTGCTGCACCGGCTCGGGGCGGGCGAGGACATCCCGCTCGGCGCCCCCATCGCGGGCCGTACGGACGACGCGCTCGGCGAACTCGTCGGGTTCTTCGTCAACACCCTCGTCCTGCGCACCGACCTGACCGGCGACCCCACCTTCCGCGAACTCCTCGCCCGCGTACGCGAATCGGCGCTGGCGGCGTTCGAGCACCAGGACCTGCCCTTCGACCAGGTCGTGGAGGCCCTCAACCCGCCCCGCCTGGCCGGCCGCAACCCGCTGTTCCAGGTCATGCTCGGCTACCACTACCGCCCCGACGGCGACCCGGACGTACTCGGCATGGCCACCGAGTGGTTCGACATGGACACCGGAATGGCCAAGTTCGACCTCCACTTCACCTTCGTGGACGAGGCGGGCCGCGACCGTCTGGTGCTGCTCCTGGAGTACGCCGCCGACCTGTGTGACGAGGGTACGGCGGAGCGGTTTGCGGGGTGGCTGGTGCGGTTGTTGGAGGGGGCTGTTGCGGATCCGGATTGTGCGGTGCGGGATGTGGAGGTGCTGGCGGATTCCGAGCGGCGTGTGGTGGTGGGGGAGTGGAATGCCACCGGGCGTGTTGTTGAGGCGGTGACGTTGCCGGAGTTGTTCAACTAGTAGTCAGGACACAGCGGGCGGCACCTCTTCGTGGGGGGGAAGAGAGAGAGTTGTATAAGAGACAGGGCCGGGGCCGTGCGCCGCCAGGGCTCCGTACCCGACAATGGGCGGGTGCTGGAGATGACGCGCGAGGAGTTCGAGGAACTGGTGTCCCAGGCCCTTGACCGGATCCCGCCCGAGCTGACGAGGCTCATGGACAACGTGGCGGTGTTCGTCGAGGAGGAGCCGCCGGCCCACGATCCCGACCTGCTGGGCCTCTACGAGGGGACGCCGCTCACCGAGCGCGGGGAGTGGTACGCGGGGGTGCTGCCGGACCGGATCACGATCTACCGCGGTCCGACCCTCCGCATGGTCGCCGCCGAGGGCGGCGACCATGAACTCGTCGTCGAGGAGGTCGAGGTGACGGTCGTACACGAGATCGCCCACCACTTCGGCATGGACGACGAACGGCTGCACGCGCTCGGCTACGGGTGACGCCCGGCGCCGACGACCCGCTGACGGGTGAGGGGCGTCCCGGTTACGGGTGAAGCGGCGCTCGGGGTCCGGGCGGCGCGCGGCACGCGCCCGTACGACCGTCGCCGCGCCTGTGCGCCACGGCGTACGCGCGCCCCTCGCGGTCCGGCGCCAGGGACGGGCGCGTGCCGGACGCGCGCCGGAGGCGTGCCGAGCGCGCGCGTGTCCTCCGGCTGACGGCGGGAGTTGGGTAGGGGGCCCGTATCCCGCCCGCCCCGTCACCGCCCCGTCACCCCGGAGGGCCTGCCGTGCGCTGAAAAAAAAAAAATACAACCATTAGCTGTCCCATCCTCTGTCACGATCAAATCCTTATCTATTTCTGCGTGCGCCTCTTTCTCCTTCGGACCCTCGGTCACCTGCTCGATCCTATCAGTGCCCCCATCATTGTCACACCCTACATTCGCCTTTGTCTATCACCGCCCTACTAGATGAATGAGTCCGATGTCGGTGCTGGTCGCGACCATGGCGAAGGGCGCCCGTTGGTCAGTGTGTGAAGACAAACCTGGACGCCCTTCTGGCGGCACTGTACGTGTTCATCGACGACCACGTGGCTCCTTGTCGCCGGATCGGGCGACCCCCGAAACTGACGGACGCGGAACTGTTGTGCCTGGCGGTGGCGCAAGTCCTCCTCGGCTTCTCCTCGGCCCGGCACTGGCTCCGTTTCGCCCACGCCCGGCTGCCGCACCTCTTCCGGTATCTGCCCCAACAGTCCGGCTACACCAAACGGTTGAACGCGGCGGGACCACTGATCTCCCAGGTCATCGAGGCTCTGGCCCGGCAGGTTCCCACCTGGAGTGACGATCTGCGGCTGATCGACTCCACGCCGGTGCCCTGCGCCGCATCCCGGGAGACGGTCAAGCGCTCCGACCTGGCCGGGTGGGCCGGATACGGCTTCTGCCGCAGCCACTCCCGCTTCTTCTGGGGCCTGCGGCTCTACCTGGTCACCACCGCCGAGGGCATGCCCATCACCTGGTGCCTGGCCAACCCGAAACTCGGCGAGCGCGAGGTCATGACCGCCCTGCTGACCCGCGAGCATCACCTCATGCGCGCGGGACAGGTCATCCTCGCGGACAAGGGCTTCGCCGGCCGGGAGTTCGAGGCGTTCCTCGCCGAGGACCTCGGCGTGCATCTCGTCCGTCCCGACCGCCGGGACGAAACCGCCAGGCATGGCCGTCTCGCCCGCTCCCGGCAGTGGATCGAGGCCGTCTTCGACACCCTCAAAGGCCAGCTCAGTCTGGAAGACCACGGCGGCAGAACCCCCGCCGGAGTCTTCGCCCGCACCGGTCAACGCCTCCTCGCCCTGGCCACGGCCATCTGGCACAACTGGACCACCGGAGCCCGAAGCAAACGATCTCTCATCGCCTACGACCACTAAGAACATCGGACTCATTCATCTAGGTCGGGGGTCAGCGAGCCGATCACGCCGTCGTCCAGAACGCCCGCCGTGTGCACGACGCCCGTCAGCGGACGGTCGGCGGGAATGCCCGCGAGCAGACCCTTCAGCGCGTCACGGTCAGCGGCGTCGCAGGCCGCCAGGGTGACCTCCGCACCCGCCGCACGCAGCTCCTGCGCCAACTCGGCCGCACCCGGCGTCTGTTCGCCGCGCCGGGAGGCGAGTACGAGGTGCCGCATGCCGCGTTCGGTGACCAGGTGGCGGGCCACCAGCGCGCCCAGACCCCCGGTGCCGCCGGTGACGAGCACCGTGCCCGCCGGGTCGAGCGGCGCCGGAACGGTCAGCACGACCTTGCCCACGTGCCGCGCCTGCGACAGGAAGCGGAACGCCTCCGGGGCGCGCCGTACGTCCCAGGTGGCGACGGGGAGGGGGCGGAGGACGCCCGCTTCGAAGAGGGCGACGAGTTCGCCGAGCATCTCGCCGATGCGGTCGTGTCCGGCCTCCCACAGGTCGAAGGCGCGGTAGGCGACGCCTTCGTGGTCGGCGGCGACCTTCTCCGGCTCCCGGACATCGGTCTTGCCCATCTCCAGGAACCGGCCACCACGCGGCAGCAGCCGCAACGACGCGTCCACGAACTCCCGCGCCAGCGAATCCAGCACGACATCCACACCACGGCCACCCGTAGCCGCCAGGAACCGCTCCTCGAACTCCAGATCACGCGACGACGCGATATGCGCCTCGTCCAGACCCGACGCCCGGAGGGTGTCCCACTTCCCCGGACTCGCCGTACCGAACACCTCCGCACCCAGATGACGGGCCAACTGCACGGCAGCCATGCCCACACCACCGGCAGCCGCATGCACCAGCACCGACTCCTCCCGACGCACACCACCCAGATCCACCAGCGCGTAATACGCCGTCAGGAACACGATGGGAGCCAGAAACGCTGCCGCTGGAAGGCGTACGTGGGCAGCGCAACCGTACGGGCACCCGCGAACAGCACACCCCAGTCCGGCGACAGACCATCCACATGCAGCCGGCCGACACCCGTCAGCAACGCCTCCGCTTCCGGACGGTCCTTCCGCAGCAGCGGCACGAGGGCCGCCTCGGCCGGAGCCGACGCCTGCGCCATCGCCGTCAGCGTGCCGTCCGGGCCGATCTCCACAAACCGCTGCACGCCGCGCTCCGCCAGCGTGGTCACACCGTCCGCGAAGCGCACCGCCTCACGCACATGCCGCACCCAATACTCCGGCGAACACAACTCCTCCGCAGAGGCCAGCCCACCCGTCAGATTCGACACCACAGCAGCGGAAGGAACCCCATAGGACACCGAATCCGCCACCCGACGGAACTCCGCCAGCATCGGCTCCATCAACGGCGAATGAAACGCATGGCTGACAGAGAGACGACTCGTACGGCGACCCTCCGAACGGAAGTACCCCGCGATCTCCTCCACCGCGTCCTCGGCACCGGAAACCACCGTCGAAGAGGGCCCGTTCAGAGCGGCAATCGACACCCGATCGGCACGGCCCTCCAACAGCGGCAGCACCTCACCCTCGGACGCCTCCACAGCCACCATTCCGCCACCGGACGGAAGCGCCTGCATCAACCGCCCACGCGCAGCAACCAAGCGACACGCATCCGCAAGCGACCACACACCCGCCACATACGCCGCCGCCAACTCACCAATGGAATGACCCACCAGGAAGTCCGGACGCACACCCCAAGACTCCACCAGCCGGAACAGGGCGACTTCGAACGCGAACAACGCAGGCTGCGTAAACCCGGTCTCACTCAGCGCGGCGGACAGTGCCTCACCACTGCACAGCACACGCCGCAGACCCGTGCACCGGGCGACAGTCGACTCCTCCAGGAACAGCTGAAGCATCGACGGCACGAAATGCACCGTCGTCACAGCCCGTTCCCGGATCAGCCCGGCCAGATACGCCGGGTCCTTGTGGCCCTCCGGCTTCGCCAGCACCAGACCCGCACCCGTGATCAGCGGCCAGAAGAACTCCCACACACTCACGTCAAAACTGGACGGCGTCTTCTGCAACACACGATCCCCGGCGTCCAGCCCGTAGGTGTCCTGCATCCACAGCAACCGGTTCACAATCCCCCGATGCGGAACCACCACACCCTTCGGAGTCCCCGTCGAACCGGACGTGTAGATCACATACGCCGCACTCAACGGATCGTAAAACACCGGCAGTTCACCCTCCGGCCCCGCCGGAAGCACCCCGTCCAGCACGCACACCGCACCCGCGTCCCGCAGCATCCACTCCCGACGCTCCACCGGATACTCCGGATCCACCGGCACATACGCCGCGCCCGCACGGTGCACCGCCAGCAACGCCACCACCAGCTCCACCGAACGCGACAGCCCAACCCCCACCACACTCTCCGGACCCACACCCGACCCCGCCAGCACCCGAGCCATACGCTCCACCCGCGCATCCAACTCCGCGTACGTCACCACCTGATCCTCGAAGACCACGGCAGTCGCATCCGGCGTACGAGCCACCTGCGCCCGGAACAACTCCGGCAACGTCACCGCCTCAACAACACGCCCGGTGGCATTCCACTCCCCCACCACCACACGCCGCTCGGAATCCGCCAGCACCTCCACATCCCGCACCGCACAATCCGGATCCGCAACAGGTGGCCTGCTGGAGTTGTTGGGGGGTGATGGTGCGGGTGGTGAGGTTGGTGATGGTGGCGAGGGGTTGGTTTGTGGTGGTGGTGAGGTGGAGGGCGGTGTGGTGGGTGCTGGTGGTGAGTTGGACGCGGAGGTGGTGAGTGGGCTGGTTGCTGGTCGGGGTGTGGTGGGTGACGCCGTTCCAGGCGAAGGGGAGGGGGATGTTGGAGTTGGTGGGGTCGAGTTGGTGGTCGGGGTGGAGGAAGAGGGTGTGGAGGGCTGCGTCGAGGAGTGCGGGGTGGAGTGTGTAGTGGGTGGGGTTGGTGTCGTTGGTGAGGCTGATTTCGGCGTAGAGGGTGTCGCCGTGCTGCCAGGCGGTGTGCAGGCCCTGGAAGGCAGGGCCGTAGTCGAGACCGCACCTGCTCAGGCGCTCGTACAGGCCCTCGGTACTGACCGCCTGCGCACCTGCGGGCGGCCACGCCGCCTCGTACGCGGCGGGCTGCGGCTGCGGCTCGCCGGCCGGGCCCAGATTGCCCGTGGCGTGCTGCGTCCAGGCCGCCTCGCGTGCGCCGTCGGCGTTGGCGCGCCGTGAACGGATGGTGACGCCGCAGAATCCGGCGTCGCTGACCGGTCCGGTGACGACCTGAAAGTCCAGGGCGCCCTGTTCGGGCAGTACGAGCGGTGCCTGGAGCGTGAGGTCTTCGATCCGGTCGCAGCCGGTGTGGTGGGCGGCGTGGAGGGCGAGTTCGACGTAGGCGGTGCCGGGGAGGATGACGGTGTCGAGTACGGCGTGGTCGGCGAGCCAGGGGTGGGTGTCGAGGGCGAGCCGTCCGGTGAAGATTCTTGCGTGACGCCCCTCCCTACTGGATCGTAGCCTATCAGGAGGGGGGGGGCGGGAGAGGGGTATAAGGGACAGGCCCAGGACCTGGCGCTGGAACGGGAGTTGCTGGCCGCAGTGCGGGCTGCGCTGCCGGACGACGCGCCCAGCTTCTGGGACATGACGATCCTGGGCTACTGGGCCTGGTCCGGTTTCGACCCGCGCGCCGGAGCGATGCACTCCGCGCAGGGGGCGGGCGGCCTCGGCTATGCGTTTCCCGCGGCGCTCGGTGCGGCGGTGGCGGAGTCGGCGGCGGTCGGGGGGCGTTCGGCTGATGCCGCCGCGCCCCGTCCCGTGCTGGCGGTCTCCGGCGATGGCGGTGCCATGTACTCCCTCGCCGAACTCGCCACCGCACGCCAGCACGCCCTCCCCGTCACCTGGCTCATCGTCGACGACGGCGGCTACGGCATCCTCCGGGAGTACATGAACGAGTCGTTCGGCGCGGCCACCGGCACCGAGCTGGCACGCCCGGACTTCGCGGCCCTCGCCGAGTCGTTCGGCGTCCCCGCGGTCCGCACCCGGCCCGCGCGGTTGTGTGCAGATCTGGCTGCGGCGCTGGCGGAACCGGGCCCGTCGGTCGTGGTGTTGTCGGCTGTGCCGCGTATGTTTGCGTCGACGTGCCGTTGACTTGTGTCGGGCGCTGTATGTGCGCCTGTCGTACGGCCACGCGTACGCACGCCCGCTGTACGGTCACCCGCGCGTGTTCGGCCACGCGCG includes:
- a CDS encoding IS982 family transposase, with translation MKTNLDALLAALYVFIDDHVAPCRRIGRPPKLTDAELLCLAVAQVLLGFSSARHWLRFAHARLPHLFRYLPQQSGYTKRLNAAGPLISQVIEALARQVPTWSDDLRLIDSTPVPCAASRETVKRSDLAGWAGYGFCRSHSRFFWGLRLYLVTTAEGMPITWCLANPKLGEREVMTALLTREHHLMRAGQVILADKGFAGREFEAFLAEDLGVHLVRPDRRDETARHGRLARSRQWIEAVFDTLKGQLSLEDHGGRTPAGVFARTGQRLLALATAIWHNWTTGARSKRSLIAYDH
- a CDS encoding polyketide synthase dehydratase domain-containing protein, whose protein sequence is MGLSLIPLSRPPPPDRLRSSREGRHARIFTGRLALDTHPWLADHAVLDTVILPGTAYVELALHAAHHTGCDRIEDLTLQAPLVLPEQGALDFQVVTGPVSDAGFCGVTIRSRRANADGAREAAWTQHATGNLGPAGEPQPQPAAYEAAWPPAGAQAVSTEGLYERLSRCGLDYGPAFQGLHTAWQHGDTLYAEISLTNDTNPTHYTLHPALLDAALHTLFLHPDHQLDPTNSNIPLPFAWNGVTHHTPTSNQPTHHLRVQLTTSTHHTALHLTTTTNQPLATITNLTTRTITPQQLQQATCCGSGLCGAGCGGAGGFRAACGGGGVECHRACC
- a CDS encoding metallopeptidase family protein, which gives rise to MLEMTREEFEELVSQALDRIPPELTRLMDNVAVFVEEEPPAHDPDLLGLYEGTPLTERGEWYAGVLPDRITIYRGPTLRMVAAEGGDHELVVEEVEVTVVHEIAHHFGMDDERLHALGYG